In one Aeromicrobium wangtongii genomic region, the following are encoded:
- a CDS encoding sensor histidine kinase, translating into MPGLSDVRAFHDDHPVVFDALLALALMPVVVFIPDSARAEPSSLSGAAAVVAVLTCAALAWRRRHPGAVLVATVVGAAAVILLDGGPSTISFVPFVALYSFAVAHGWLSTLVGFAASVVGVGTAVALATTPWPPDSRAFQHVSSFAVAAAVGMTVRARRAYVVAIEERAERAERTREQEAARRVAEERLRIARELHDVIAHRVAIVNVQASVARHLVLSDPPAALTAIEHVREAGKAILDELGEVLNVLRQHDDEVDPHTPAPGLDQLEHLVASFRAAGMSIRHSVSGSPRAIAGGADLVAYRVLQEALTNAHKHGTGTATMTICYEPTHVEIEVTNPVGDDETDHSGGTGFGLIGMRERVAAVGGQMAARHGADGRFEVSVRLPDRAGVHA; encoded by the coding sequence ATGCCAGGGCTCAGCGACGTGCGCGCATTCCACGACGATCACCCCGTGGTGTTCGACGCGCTGCTGGCGCTGGCGCTCATGCCGGTCGTGGTCTTCATCCCCGATTCGGCTCGCGCGGAGCCCTCGTCGTTGTCCGGCGCCGCTGCCGTCGTGGCCGTCCTGACCTGCGCCGCGCTGGCCTGGCGTCGCCGCCACCCGGGCGCTGTGCTCGTTGCCACCGTCGTGGGCGCCGCAGCGGTCATCCTCCTGGACGGGGGACCGTCGACGATCTCCTTCGTGCCATTCGTGGCGTTGTACTCGTTCGCGGTCGCGCACGGCTGGCTCAGCACGCTGGTCGGCTTCGCGGCGTCGGTGGTGGGGGTGGGGACCGCCGTGGCGCTGGCCACGACTCCGTGGCCGCCCGACTCCCGCGCCTTCCAGCACGTCTCGTCGTTCGCGGTCGCCGCCGCCGTGGGCATGACGGTCCGGGCGCGCCGCGCCTACGTCGTGGCGATCGAGGAACGCGCCGAGCGAGCCGAACGCACCCGCGAGCAGGAGGCCGCCCGGCGGGTGGCCGAGGAGCGGTTGCGCATCGCCCGCGAGCTCCACGACGTCATCGCCCACCGCGTCGCGATCGTGAACGTCCAGGCGTCGGTGGCTCGTCATCTCGTGCTGTCCGACCCGCCGGCCGCGCTGACGGCGATCGAGCACGTGCGAGAGGCGGGGAAGGCGATCCTCGATGAGCTGGGTGAGGTCCTGAATGTCCTGCGCCAGCACGATGACGAGGTGGACCCTCACACGCCTGCACCAGGTCTGGACCAGCTCGAGCACCTGGTCGCGTCCTTCCGGGCAGCGGGCATGAGCATCAGGCACTCGGTGTCCGGCAGTCCTCGCGCCATCGCCGGGGGAGCGGACCTCGTGGCCTACCGGGTTCTCCAGGAGGCGCTCACCAACGCACACAAGCACGGGACGGGAACCGCAACCATGACGATCTGTTACGAGCCGACCCACGTCGAGATCGAGGTGACCAATCCCGTCGGTGACGACGAGACGGATCACTCCGGAGGCACCGGCTTCGGCCTCATCGGGATGCGCGAACGCGTCGCCGCGGTCGGCGGGCAGATGGCCGCCCGGCACGGTGCTGACGGGCGTTTCGAGGTGTCGGTCCGGCTCCCCGACCGGGCAGGAGTGCACGCATGA
- a CDS encoding response regulator transcription factor, with product MSIRVVIADDQGLIRAGFRSLIDSAPDMCVVGEAANGQEAVDLIRSARADVVVMDIRMPELDGLGATRLICADEDLAGVRVLILTTFELDEYVLEAVEAGASGFLGKSVDPEQLVQAIRTLAAGDALLSPKATRALISRYASTDAAGPTDALDSTLLPALTDREREVVALVAQGLTNDDIAERLFVSPLTAKTHVNRAMMKVGARDRAQLVVIAYQSGLIRPGTAPRR from the coding sequence ATGAGCATCCGTGTGGTCATCGCGGACGACCAAGGGCTGATCCGTGCAGGCTTCAGGTCGCTGATCGACTCCGCCCCGGACATGTGCGTGGTGGGCGAGGCCGCCAACGGGCAGGAGGCGGTCGACCTGATTCGGTCCGCCCGGGCCGATGTCGTCGTCATGGACATCCGCATGCCCGAGCTGGATGGTCTCGGAGCGACGCGCCTCATCTGCGCCGACGAGGACCTGGCCGGCGTCCGTGTCCTCATCCTGACCACCTTCGAGCTCGACGAGTACGTCCTCGAAGCCGTCGAGGCCGGTGCCAGCGGCTTTCTCGGCAAGAGCGTCGACCCGGAACAGCTGGTGCAGGCGATCCGGACATTGGCTGCCGGCGACGCCCTGCTCTCGCCCAAGGCCACCCGGGCCTTGATCAGCCGCTACGCGAGCACCGACGCGGCCGGCCCGACCGACGCCCTGGACTCGACGCTGTTGCCGGCGCTGACCGACCGAGAGCGCGAGGTGGTCGCCCTGGTGGCCCAGGGGCTGACCAACGACGACATCGCAGAGCGGCTGTTCGTGTCTCCGCTGACGGCCAAGACCCATGTGAACCGGGCGATGATGAAGGTGGGTGCGCGCGATCGCGCGCAGCTTGTCGTCATCGCGTACCAGAGCGGCCTCATCCGCCCCGGAACGGCACCACGACGCTGA
- the bsh gene encoding choloylglycine hydrolase, giving the protein MCTATNYVAKDHYFGRNLDLEFSYRESVTITPRNFPLPFRTVSDLTTHHAFIGMTTVADGYPLYYDATNEKGLSMAGLNFPGNADYKPETPGKNNITPFEFIPWILGQFETVSQAREALQEMVLVDIPFSAEFPLSPLHWIISDREESVTVESVKDGLRVYDNPVGLLTNNPTFDIQLFNLNNYASMSTAQPENHFSKKLQLDTYSRGLGAVGLPGDLSSMSRFVKAAFTAMNSISGESESEAISQFFHILGSVAQQRGCVEVGDKYEITIYSSCCNTDKGIYYYTTYENSQVTAVDMHKVDLDGADLSTYPLVTGQQILAQN; this is encoded by the coding sequence GTGTGCACTGCAACGAACTATGTCGCCAAGGATCACTACTTCGGGCGCAATCTGGATCTGGAGTTCTCCTATCGCGAGTCGGTCACCATCACCCCGCGTAACTTCCCGCTCCCGTTCCGGACCGTGAGCGACCTGACGACCCACCACGCCTTCATCGGGATGACGACGGTGGCCGACGGCTACCCGCTCTACTACGACGCGACCAACGAGAAGGGTCTGAGCATGGCGGGGCTCAACTTTCCGGGCAACGCCGACTACAAGCCCGAGACGCCGGGCAAGAACAACATCACGCCGTTCGAGTTCATCCCGTGGATCCTCGGCCAGTTCGAGACCGTCTCCCAGGCCCGCGAGGCCCTGCAGGAGATGGTGCTGGTCGACATCCCGTTCAGCGCTGAGTTCCCGCTGTCACCGCTGCACTGGATCATCTCCGACCGTGAGGAGTCGGTGACGGTGGAGTCGGTCAAGGATGGGCTGCGGGTCTATGACAACCCGGTGGGTCTGCTGACCAACAACCCCACCTTCGACATCCAGCTGTTCAATCTCAACAACTACGCGAGCATGTCGACCGCGCAGCCGGAGAACCACTTCTCCAAGAAGCTGCAGCTCGACACGTACAGCAGGGGACTGGGTGCCGTCGGTCTGCCCGGCGACCTCTCCTCGATGTCCCGGTTCGTCAAGGCTGCGTTCACGGCGATGAACTCGATCTCGGGGGAGTCGGAGTCCGAGGCCATCAGCCAGTTCTTCCACATCCTCGGCTCCGTCGCGCAGCAGCGGGGCTGCGTGGAGGTCGGGGACAAGTACGAGATCACGATCTACTCGTCGTGCTGCAACACCGACAAGGGCATCTACTACTACACGACCTACGAGAACAGCCAGGTCACAGCAGTGGACATGCACAAGGTCGACCTCGACGGCGCCGACTTGTCCACCTATCCGCTGGTCACCGGGCAGCAGATCCTGGCGCAGAACTAA